One Gordonia mangrovi genomic region harbors:
- the nudC gene encoding NAD(+) diphosphatase: protein MTHFTLARPPLLAQAMFDRADEIRDDPDRMRSGWPTARVLQIDRAGRYPVTDDGGLRWVPAAGLGDRPPEDAVFLGVAGADLWTLRVDELDGRADDPRRGAHGLTADEAGLLVTALGILNWHATAAFSPVDGTPTRPARGGWVRRHPDTGVDEFPRTDPAIITVVHDGADRVLLGRQSVWPDGWYSTLAGFVEPGESLEQCVLREVYEEVGITVREPRYLGSQPWPFPRSLMLGFSALGDPATPLRFLDGEIGDAAWFERAEVIEALENGSEWVRGDGAVGTSADGRRLRLPGSISIARSLITAWAYAAA from the coding sequence ATGACGCACTTCACGCTCGCCCGCCCGCCGCTGCTGGCGCAGGCGATGTTCGACCGTGCCGACGAGATCCGCGACGACCCGGACCGGATGCGCTCGGGTTGGCCCACGGCGCGGGTGCTGCAGATCGACCGGGCGGGACGCTATCCGGTGACCGACGACGGCGGCCTGCGGTGGGTGCCGGCCGCCGGACTCGGTGACCGACCACCGGAGGACGCCGTCTTCCTCGGGGTCGCCGGCGCCGATCTGTGGACACTGCGCGTCGACGAACTCGACGGCCGGGCCGACGATCCGCGGCGCGGGGCCCACGGGCTGACCGCCGATGAGGCGGGCCTGCTGGTGACCGCCCTGGGCATCCTCAATTGGCATGCCACCGCAGCCTTCTCGCCGGTGGACGGCACACCCACCCGGCCCGCGCGAGGTGGGTGGGTGCGCCGGCATCCGGATACCGGCGTCGATGAATTCCCACGCACCGATCCCGCGATCATCACCGTCGTCCACGACGGTGCCGACCGGGTCCTGCTGGGGCGGCAGTCGGTGTGGCCCGACGGTTGGTACTCCACCCTCGCCGGATTCGTCGAACCCGGCGAATCGCTGGAGCAGTGCGTGTTGCGTGAGGTGTACGAAGAGGTCGGTATCACCGTCCGCGAGCCGCGGTATCTCGGCAGCCAGCCGTGGCCGTTTCCCAGGTCGTTGATGCTTGGTTTCTCCGCGCTCGGCGACCCGGCCACACCGCTGCGGTTCCTGGACGGTGAGATCGGCGACGCGGCCTGGTTCGAGCGTGCCGAGGTCATCGAGGCCCTGGAGAACGGCAGCGAGTGGGTCCGTGGCGACGGCGCGGTGGGCACCAGTGCGGACGGACGCCGACTGCGTCTACCCGGCTCGATCTCCATCGCCCGGTCCCTCATCACCGCCTGGGCGTACGCCGCGGCGTGA
- a CDS encoding potassium channel family protein: MRRPSGFRRRLRSEHLSEGPDYALVDVVRIPELRQSPAQAIGKRVVYAFIALFSTAVLVYLDRDGYSDTQGDGLSFLDAMYYSAVSLSTTGYGDIAPITPFARLTNLLIITPLRVLFLIVLIGTTLEVLTKESRQALKIQRWRNAVRNHTVVIGYGTKGRTAVDAMIGDGTKPSEIVVVDADPNVLDAAAADGLVTVRGDATKSDVLRLAGVAHAASIVVAANRDDTAVLATLTAREINPRAKIVASIRESENTHLMRQSGANSVVVSSETAGRLLGIATLTPSVVEVIEDLLTPDAGYAIAEREVDPTETGGSPAHTRDIVLGVVRNGMLHRVDDSEVEQIEVGDRLLYVRKGGQD; this comes from the coding sequence GTGAGGCGACCGTCCGGTTTCCGGAGACGTCTGCGCTCCGAGCACCTGTCCGAGGGTCCCGACTACGCGCTGGTCGACGTCGTCCGTATCCCCGAGTTGCGGCAGAGTCCGGCGCAGGCCATCGGCAAGCGTGTCGTGTACGCCTTCATCGCACTGTTCTCCACCGCCGTGTTGGTCTACCTCGATCGTGACGGCTACAGCGACACCCAGGGCGATGGGCTCAGCTTCCTGGATGCGATGTACTACTCGGCCGTGAGTCTGTCGACCACCGGGTACGGCGACATCGCCCCGATCACCCCGTTCGCTCGCCTGACCAACCTGTTGATCATCACCCCGCTTCGCGTGCTGTTCCTGATCGTGTTGATCGGCACGACACTGGAGGTGTTGACCAAAGAGTCGCGGCAGGCACTCAAGATCCAACGTTGGAGGAACGCCGTGCGCAACCACACCGTCGTCATCGGGTACGGCACCAAGGGCCGGACTGCCGTGGACGCGATGATCGGCGACGGCACCAAGCCGTCGGAGATCGTGGTGGTCGACGCCGACCCCAACGTGCTCGATGCGGCCGCCGCCGACGGACTCGTCACCGTGCGCGGCGACGCGACGAAGTCCGATGTGTTGCGACTGGCCGGTGTGGCCCACGCAGCGAGCATCGTCGTTGCCGCCAACCGCGACGACACCGCGGTGCTGGCGACGCTCACCGCCCGCGAGATCAACCCGCGCGCCAAGATTGTCGCGTCGATTCGCGAGTCGGAGAACACCCACCTGATGCGTCAGTCCGGTGCGAACTCGGTGGTGGTGTCGTCGGAGACCGCGGGCCGGCTGCTGGGGATCGCCACGTTGACCCCGTCGGTGGTCGAGGTGATCGAGGATCTACTCACCCCCGACGCCGGCTACGCCATCGCCGAACGCGAAGTCGATCCCACGGAGACCGGCGGGTCACCGGCGCACACCCGAGACATCGTGCTCGGGGTGGTGCGCAACGGGATGTTGCACCGCGTGGACGACAGCGAGGTGGAACAGATCGAGGTCGGCGACCGGCTGCTCTACGTGCGCAAGGGTGGCCAGGACTGA